From one Culex quinquefasciatus strain JHB chromosome 3, VPISU_Cqui_1.0_pri_paternal, whole genome shotgun sequence genomic stretch:
- the LOC119770009 gene encoding uncharacterized protein LOC119770009 isoform X1 — MSIAESGGTPGGKVGKQGPDPASRFICSMISQNRREEGVYHSVPESNNGLVARPPWRSTDALSKNLHDLSLLHYMGNTGATTENRGVRSAAHRTERNWLREQQKASHVPSHPGEA, encoded by the exons ATGTCAATCGCTGAATCGGGTGGTACACCTGGGGGCAAAGTCGGAAAACAAGGACCAGATCCTGCTTCCCGGTTTATATGTAGCATGATTAGCCAGAACCGTCGTGAGGAGGGAGTTTATCATTCAGTTCCAGAATCAAACAACGGCCTCGTAGCTAGACCACCTTGGAGGTCAACCGATGCCCT CTCAAAAAACCTGCATGATCTCAGCCTGCTTCACTACATGGGGAACACTGGGGCCACGACCGAGAACCGAGGGGTCCGCAGCGCTGCCCACCGGACAGAAAGGAACTGGCTTCGCGAGCAGCAAAAAGCAAGTCACGTTCCGTCCCATCCCGGCGAAGCGTAG
- the LOC119770009 gene encoding uncharacterized protein LOC119770009 isoform X2, producing MPCKDSSKNLHDLSLLHYMGNTGATTENRGVRSAAHRTERNWLREQQKASHVPSHPGEA from the exons ATGCCCTGTAAAGACAG CTCAAAAAACCTGCATGATCTCAGCCTGCTTCACTACATGGGGAACACTGGGGCCACGACCGAGAACCGAGGGGTCCGCAGCGCTGCCCACCGGACAGAAAGGAACTGGCTTCGCGAGCAGCAAAAAGCAAGTCACGTTCCGTCCCATCCCGGCGAAGCGTAG